A single window of Thermodesulfovibrionia bacterium DNA harbors:
- a CDS encoding ATP-binding protein — MIMDIFTTLKTKWDTARPYVEMADAAFLFLRLIILCGGIVWLIFSNIPQKGLEDLSNLFLYFSVYSILIYLLLFFYPEKKKNIHVFFLFFDFLFTFLLVRFTGGFDSHFLNGFYLMTALYSFYYGLATGAAISVVASSLYLASGNFDFTTHYWADISVSIASLFLVSIPLGMLSQRLKRDSAEISNLNVSLKNYIVELQNIHGRLVQVEKMSELGRMAADVAHEIRNPLTSIGGFARRLEHELSHMTNEKEYVQNILKEKEYAKIIIAEVNRLERILRDILTFSKDVKYSMKHQAISGIIKESLHIFADMCADKSIAVEEKIDGSLPDILMDRDQARQAVNNLISNAIDAMPGGGMLQLKAFMDKLNSVNYLVVEVADTGCGITEDKLSMIFEPFYSSKEIGSGTGLGLSICKKIMDEHCGLIRVESKLGRGTSFKLFFPYQSKEEGSKIKCWEFLKCGVEKTEGAALTKCPAYPDYGRICWAVSGTFCGGKVCGAIAQKLGDCKKCEFYNRMVVLKNV; from the coding sequence ATGATCATGGATATTTTCACGACTCTTAAAACAAAATGGGATACTGCCAGGCCATACGTGGAGATGGCTGACGCAGCTTTTCTCTTTTTGCGGCTTATAATTCTCTGCGGCGGGATCGTATGGCTCATCTTCTCTAATATCCCGCAGAAAGGCCTTGAGGATCTCAGCAATCTTTTTCTCTATTTTTCTGTTTACTCTATCCTGATCTATCTTCTGCTCTTTTTTTATCCGGAGAAGAAAAAGAACATCCATGTGTTCTTCCTCTTTTTCGACTTTCTCTTCACATTTCTGCTGGTCAGGTTCACAGGCGGGTTTGACAGCCATTTCCTGAACGGGTTTTATTTGATGACAGCCCTTTATTCCTTCTATTACGGCCTTGCGACCGGCGCTGCCATATCCGTTGTGGCTTCATCGCTTTATCTTGCAAGCGGCAACTTTGACTTCACCACCCACTACTGGGCTGATATTTCCGTCAGTATCGCGTCCCTGTTTCTGGTGTCAATCCCGCTCGGCATGCTCTCCCAGAGATTGAAGAGAGACAGCGCTGAGATATCAAACCTGAATGTAAGCCTGAAAAATTATATTGTTGAGCTGCAGAACATCCATGGAAGGCTTGTCCAGGTGGAGAAGATGTCAGAACTGGGAAGAATGGCTGCGGACGTAGCTCATGAGATAAGAAATCCGCTGACATCCATAGGAGGTTTTGCGAGGCGCCTTGAGCATGAATTATCGCATATGACCAATGAAAAGGAGTATGTTCAGAACATCCTGAAAGAAAAAGAGTACGCGAAGATCATCATAGCAGAGGTTAACAGGCTGGAAAGGATCTTGAGAGATATACTCACTTTTTCAAAAGACGTTAAATACAGCATGAAGCATCAGGCGATAAGCGGGATCATAAAAGAATCGCTCCATATATTTGCTGACATGTGTGCGGACAAATCAATAGCCGTAGAGGAGAAGATCGACGGATCGCTTCCTGATATTTTAATGGACAGGGACCAGGCCAGGCAGGCGGTCAATAATCTTATCTCAAACGCAATTGATGCAATGCCCGGTGGAGGCATGCTACAGCTGAAGGCATTTATGGATAAATTGAATTCAGTCAATTATCTTGTGGTGGAGGTTGCCGACACAGGCTGCGGCATAACGGAAGATAAATTAAGCATGATCTTTGAGCCGTTTTATTCTTCAAAAGAGATAGGCTCCGGCACAGGCCTCGGCCTTTCCATATGTAAAAAGATCATGGATGAGCACTGCGGATTGATAAGGGTTGAGAGTAAATTAGGCAGGGGCACATCTTTTAAACTGTTCTTCCCTTATCAGAGCAAAGAAGAAGGGTCTAAGATAAAATGCTGGGAATTCCTAAAGTGCGGCGTAGAAAAGACAGAGGGCGCGGCGCTCACAAAATGCCCAGCCTATCCTGATTACGGGCGTATATGCTGGGCTGTATCCGGGACATTCTGCGGCGGGAAAGTGTGCGGCGCCATTGCCCAGAAACTTGGCGACTGCAAGAAGTGTGAATTTTATAACAGGATGGTTGTGCTTAAAAATGTTTAA
- the tmk gene encoding dTMP kinase has translation MSASKKFISFEGTEGSGKSTQASLLAEHLRKQGHDVILTAEPGGTRIGQKIRKLLLEPENHMDPLTELLLYYADRAQHIREVIDPALEKGSFVITDRFADSTVAYQGFARGVDLNIINPLNQMVVGHSKPSLTFILDIDVEEGLRRNRQAQKEDRFELEAIEFHNRVRSGYLEIAEDEPERVRVIDASSGQEDIRMKIIEIVEKIWPSKT, from the coding sequence ATGTCAGCAAGTAAGAAGTTCATCTCTTTTGAGGGCACTGAAGGCTCAGGCAAAAGCACACAGGCCTCGCTTCTTGCCGAACATCTGAGAAAGCAGGGGCATGATGTTATTTTAACAGCTGAGCCTGGCGGGACAAGAATAGGGCAGAAGATAAGGAAGCTTCTGCTTGAGCCGGAAAACCATATGGACCCGCTCACCGAACTCCTTCTTTATTACGCAGACAGGGCGCAGCATATCAGGGAAGTTATCGACCCGGCGCTTGAGAAAGGCTCTTTCGTGATCACAGACAGGTTTGCCGATTCCACAGTCGCGTATCAGGGATTTGCGCGCGGGGTGGATCTCAATATCATTAATCCTTTAAATCAAATGGTAGTGGGACATTCAAAACCATCTCTGACATTCATATTGGACATAGATGTTGAAGAGGGGCTGAGAAGGAACAGGCAGGCGCAGAAAGAGGACAGGTTTGAACTTGAAGCGATAGAGTTTCATAATCGCGTGAGAAGCGGCTATCTTGAGATAGCTGAAGACGAGCCTGAAAGGGTTAGGGTCATTGACGCTTCTTCAGGGCAGGAAGATATAAGAATGAAAATCATTGAGATCGTTGAAAAGATATGGCCTTCAAAGACATAA
- a CDS encoding DNA polymerase III subunit, whose protein sequence is MAFKDIIGQSNAINILKGVIAKDRVPHAMLFKGEEGIGKKLTAINFAKALNCIPPHTPLIKVGASEPVIDSCDQCPSCVRIDKGIHTDVTIIGNEEESGQIKIGSIRRIQESLSFKPFEGRWKVVIIDNAETLNTSAANAFLETLEQPSSMSLLILITSRPEMILKTIRSRCQNIIFSPLPILKMGELLSKRSKVTDEDELLLISALSGGRLGYALNEDLVKQRDGLFGKFLMMLDNPEKEIWADRDEMQEWFDWCQLWLRDIAVFNATGRKDLLINKDKADEIAKLSKKALLKDIIKLSHKLDEIKGLLNFNLNIPITVYHTSMLIKKTLGRMNA, encoded by the coding sequence ATGGCCTTCAAAGACATAATCGGGCAGAGCAACGCCATAAATATACTCAAAGGAGTTATTGCAAAAGACCGTGTACCTCATGCCATGCTCTTTAAAGGCGAGGAAGGCATCGGGAAGAAGCTTACCGCGATAAATTTCGCTAAAGCGCTTAACTGCATACCCCCCCATACCCCCCTTATTAAGGTGGGGGCGTCCGAACCCGTGATCGATTCATGCGATCAATGCCCGTCATGCGTCAGGATCGACAAAGGCATACATACGGATGTAACCATAATTGGAAACGAAGAAGAGAGCGGACAGATAAAGATCGGCTCAATAAGAAGGATACAGGAATCACTATCCTTCAAACCGTTTGAAGGCAGATGGAAGGTGGTCATAATCGATAATGCCGAGACGCTCAACACATCGGCTGCAAACGCATTCCTTGAGACGCTTGAACAGCCTTCCTCAATGAGCCTTCTTATCCTTATAACATCAAGGCCTGAGATGATCCTAAAGACGATACGTTCAAGGTGCCAGAATATAATCTTCTCGCCGCTCCCGATCTTAAAGATGGGAGAACTGCTCTCAAAGAGAAGCAAGGTCACGGATGAAGATGAGCTGCTGCTTATAAGCGCGCTGTCAGGCGGAAGGCTTGGATACGCCCTCAATGAAGACCTTGTCAAACAGCGGGATGGACTCTTTGGCAAGTTCCTTATGATGCTTGATAACCCTGAAAAGGAGATATGGGCTGACAGGGATGAGATGCAGGAGTGGTTTGACTGGTGCCAGCTCTGGCTGAGGGACATCGCGGTCTTTAATGCGACAGGCAGAAAAGACCTGCTCATAAATAAAGATAAAGCTGATGAGATAGCAAAACTCTCAAAAAAAGCATTATTAAAGGATATAATTAAGTTGTCGCACAAACTGGATGAGATAAAAGGGCTGCTGAACTTTAACCTGAATATACCCATCACGGTCTATCACACCAGCATGCTTATTAAAAAAACTCTCGGGAGGATGAATGCCTGA
- the ricT gene encoding regulatory iron-sulfur-containing complex subunit RicT has product MPETIEQEKVEDNNNNTTTVVHVRFKTGNKTSILEMNNIDAEVGTRVVAESDIGLSLGTIIRPKEIIEKTKEPLKKVLRIALENDFKTDEGNRAFEHEAKMFCAGKSHELRLDMKVVTTESTLDRKKLIFYFTADSRVDFRDLVRDLAAKFKTRIEMRQIGVRDEVKLIGGIGICGGETCCSRFLTHFEPISIRMAKKQELSINQGKLSGICGRLMCCLNYEVEDPDKKKARAASSSGRKARGSGRTMPAEPIDNNVELLDEVEPVLETIVADAPAVSLTPETEEATPAPVIAERSGEASRQGTPPGQKTDDRPKRPGSSSNKRRRFWKKKNSENKGGSNPNQAGPKQDGK; this is encoded by the coding sequence ATGCCTGAAACGATCGAACAAGAGAAGGTTGAAGATAATAATAATAACACCACCACCGTTGTCCACGTCAGGTTCAAGACCGGGAATAAAACATCGATACTCGAGATGAACAACATCGATGCAGAGGTCGGCACGCGCGTGGTTGCGGAATCCGACATCGGCCTGAGCCTCGGCACTATCATAAGACCAAAAGAGATAATTGAGAAGACGAAAGAACCTCTCAAAAAAGTCCTGCGGATAGCGCTTGAGAATGATTTTAAGACCGATGAAGGGAACCGCGCTTTTGAGCACGAGGCAAAGATGTTCTGCGCAGGCAAGTCGCATGAACTCCGCCTTGACATGAAGGTCGTCACAACAGAGTCTACGCTGGACAGAAAAAAACTTATATTCTACTTTACAGCCGACAGCCGTGTGGACTTCAGAGACCTTGTCAGAGACCTTGCTGCGAAATTCAAGACACGCATAGAGATGAGGCAGATAGGGGTGAGGGATGAGGTAAAGCTCATCGGCGGGATAGGCATCTGCGGCGGCGAAACATGCTGCAGCAGGTTCCTTACACACTTTGAACCTATCTCAATAAGGATGGCAAAAAAACAGGAGCTATCCATAAACCAGGGGAAACTTTCAGGAATATGCGGAAGGCTGATGTGCTGCCTTAATTATGAGGTTGAGGATCCGGATAAGAAAAAAGCCAGGGCCGCCTCTTCCTCAGGAAGAAAAGCCAGAGGCAGCGGAAGGACGATGCCTGCCGAACCCATAGATAATAATGTTGAACTATTAGATGAGGTCGAGCCCGTACTGGAGACAATAGTGGCGGATGCACCAGCAGTATCATTGACGCCTGAAACAGAAGAGGCAACTCCTGCTCCTGTCATCGCTGAAAGATCCGGTGAAGCTTCAAGGCAGGGTACTCCACCAGGCCAGAAAACCGACGACAGGCCGAAGAGGCCGGGCAGTTCATCAAATAAACGCAGAAGGTTCTGGAAGAAGAAGAATTCAGAAAATAAAGGCGGAAGCAACCCGAATCAGGCAGGCCCTAAACAAGATGGCAAATAA
- the metG gene encoding methionine--tRNA ligase translates to MANKRYITTPIYYVNDVPHIGHAYTTVAADILARFYRLKGDDVFFLTGTDEHGQKVEQAAAAKGLTAKAHADIMVENFKALWKTLNISNDNFIRTTDAGHIEIVQQSLQTLFDKGEIVKRTYSGWYCTPDERFWTEKDIVDGNCPDCGRPVEEIQEENYFFLMSRYQAKLIQYIGDNPSYILPETRRNEVLGFLNNNDLGDLCISRPKARLACGIPLPFDKEFVTYVWFDALLNYYSATKYLSPPHPTLDKGGLREGDWWPASHHLVGKDILTTHAVYWSTMLMALEYQLPENIFAHGWWTVEGKKMSKSVGNVVDPNELAGKYGVDAFRYFLFREVPFGLDGNYSEDALINRINTELANDLGNLLSRFMTMAEKFFNGTIEKQSDSSSDFIKHCINVNHSVHHNAQNWPQLRFNHILDNIWEIIRAANNHIAQTEPWKLAKDDQAQLKDVMFDLWNALRLSALSLYPFMPETSEKMWKQLGLKSLTEEAGDKNIFTWDWKPEYEIKVSKGEQLFPRIEVKKMTEKTTPLSPPLVSGDTEGANLISIEDFAKVQLKIGKVLEAERVPKSNKLIKLQIYTGEQRQVVAGIGQIYAPEDLVGKKIVVVTNLKPAKLMGVESNGMLLAATDSDGVLSILMPEKDIKEGAKIK, encoded by the coding sequence ATGGCAAATAAGAGATACATCACAACCCCGATATATTATGTAAATGATGTCCCGCATATCGGGCATGCGTATACAACTGTAGCCGCTGATATACTTGCAAGATTCTACCGGCTTAAAGGCGATGATGTCTTTTTTCTTACAGGAACAGACGAGCACGGCCAGAAGGTGGAGCAGGCTGCTGCTGCAAAGGGGCTGACCGCAAAAGCACATGCCGATATAATGGTAGAGAACTTCAAAGCCCTATGGAAGACCCTGAATATCTCAAATGATAATTTCATAAGGACCACTGACGCGGGCCATATTGAGATCGTACAGCAGTCGCTTCAAACGCTTTTTGATAAAGGGGAGATCGTTAAAAGGACTTACTCAGGCTGGTACTGCACCCCTGATGAACGTTTCTGGACTGAAAAAGATATTGTCGACGGGAACTGCCCTGACTGCGGCCGGCCGGTGGAGGAGATACAGGAAGAGAATTATTTCTTCCTTATGTCAAGATATCAGGCGAAGCTGATCCAATATATTGGAGACAACCCATCTTATATTCTGCCTGAGACGCGCAGGAACGAGGTGCTCGGCTTTCTAAATAATAACGACCTCGGCGACCTCTGCATATCAAGGCCGAAAGCAAGGCTCGCATGTGGCATACCGCTTCCTTTTGATAAAGAGTTCGTGACATACGTCTGGTTCGATGCACTTCTGAATTATTATTCAGCCACAAAATATCTATCACCCCCCCATCCCACCCTTGATAAGGGGGGGCTGAGGGAGGGTGATTGGTGGCCTGCAAGCCATCACCTTGTAGGCAAAGACATACTCACAACCCATGCGGTCTACTGGTCAACAATGCTCATGGCGCTTGAATATCAGCTGCCTGAAAATATCTTTGCGCACGGATGGTGGACGGTTGAAGGGAAGAAGATGTCAAAGTCAGTCGGCAATGTGGTTGACCCGAATGAACTGGCAGGTAAATACGGAGTGGATGCCTTCAGGTATTTCCTATTCAGAGAAGTTCCTTTCGGACTTGACGGGAATTATTCAGAAGACGCATTGATAAACCGCATCAATACCGAACTTGCCAATGACCTCGGCAATCTCTTGAGCAGATTCATGACGATGGCTGAGAAGTTTTTTAATGGGACGATTGAAAAACAGAGCGATTCATCAAGCGATTTCATTAAACATTGCATTAATGTAAATCACTCGGTTCACCATAATGCTCAGAACTGGCCGCAGTTGCGCTTCAACCATATACTCGACAACATTTGGGAGATCATCAGGGCTGCCAACAATCATATCGCACAGACAGAGCCGTGGAAGCTTGCAAAAGATGATCAGGCGCAGCTTAAAGATGTCATGTTCGATCTCTGGAACGCGCTGAGGCTTTCCGCTCTTTCGCTCTATCCGTTCATGCCTGAGACATCAGAGAAGATGTGGAAGCAGCTCGGATTGAAGTCATTAACAGAAGAAGCAGGCGATAAGAATATTTTCACATGGGACTGGAAACCGGAGTATGAGATAAAAGTTTCTAAAGGTGAGCAGTTATTTCCAAGGATAGAGGTGAAGAAGATGACAGAAAAGACTACCCCCCTTAGTCCCCCCTTAGTAAGTGGGGATACAGAAGGCGCTAATTTAATCTCCATAGAAGACTTTGCAAAGGTGCAGCTCAAGATAGGCAAGGTGCTTGAGGCAGAGCGCGTTCCCAAATCAAATAAACTTATCAAGCTTCAGATATACACAGGCGAGCAGAGACAAGTGGTCGCTGGGATCGGGCAGATATATGCGCCTGAAGACCTGGTCGGTAAGAAGATCGTTGTTGTAACGAATCTGAAGCCTGCCAAACTCATGGGCGTTGAATCCAATGGAATGCTCCTTGCCGCAACAGACAGCGACGGGGTGCTCTCCATACTTATGCCGGAGAAAGATATAAAAGAAGGTGCTAAGATAAAGTAG
- a CDS encoding MOSC domain-containing protein yields MNAAVVSINISAKKGVRKKPVDEALLIENFGIESDGHASDKWHRQVSLLALESIKKMQDKGLKVVPGDFAENITTEGIDLPSLPIGTRMTIGEEAEVEVTQIGKECHNKCAIYYQAGDCVMPKEGIFVKVLKGGKIKKGDKIVVKD; encoded by the coding sequence ATGAATGCTGCGGTAGTTTCAATCAACATAAGCGCCAAAAAAGGCGTCAGAAAAAAACCTGTTGACGAGGCGCTCTTAATAGAGAACTTCGGGATCGAGAGCGACGGCCACGCTTCGGACAAGTGGCACAGGCAGGTCAGCCTACTCGCTTTGGAGAGCATCAAAAAGATGCAGGATAAAGGGCTGAAGGTAGTGCCGGGAGATTTCGCAGAGAACATCACAACAGAAGGTATCGACCTCCCTTCCCTTCCCATAGGCACAAGGATGACGATAGGCGAAGAGGCTGAGGTAGAAGTGACTCAGATAGGTAAGGAGTGCCATAATAAATGCGCGATCTATTATCAGGCAGGAGATTGCGTAATGCCGAAAGAGGGCATCTTTGTGAAGGTATTGAAGGGCGGGAAGATAAAAAAAGGGGATAAAATAGTAGTCAAAGATTAG
- a CDS encoding MogA/MoaB family molybdenum cofactor biosynthesis protein — protein MIKVSILTLSDKGSKGKREDTSGPTIEKMMKKIDAEIISYDILPDEKALIKKKLISLCRKADLILTTGGTGLSPRDVTPEATREVIDQEIPGIAEAMRFEGLKKTPYSMLSRAVAGVRKKTLIINLPGSPKAVQENLAVIIKVLPHAIEKIKGCKTECAR, from the coding sequence ATGATAAAAGTTTCCATACTCACATTAAGCGATAAAGGCTCAAAAGGAAAGAGAGAGGACACGAGCGGGCCGACTATTGAAAAGATGATGAAGAAGATAGATGCGGAAATAATAAGCTACGACATCCTGCCAGATGAAAAGGCCTTGATAAAGAAGAAGCTCATATCTTTATGCAGAAAGGCTGACCTCATACTTACCACAGGAGGGACAGGTCTGTCGCCGCGCGATGTCACGCCCGAAGCAACTCGCGAGGTCATAGATCAGGAGATACCAGGCATAGCTGAGGCGATGCGCTTTGAAGGGCTTAAGAAGACGCCTTATTCAATGCTCTCAAGGGCGGTCGCAGGAGTTAGAAAGAAGACGCTTATCATAAACCTGCCCGGCAGTCCTAAAGCTGTTCAGGAGAATCTGGCGGTAATAATAAAGGTGCTGCCTCATGCTATCGAAAAAATAAAGGGCTGCAAAACGGAGTGTGCAAGATGA
- a CDS encoding cytochrome c biogenesis protein CcdA produces MSNISYLGAFLGGILSFLSPCVLPLIPSYVSYITGISFEDFKAGDKAHAKHIRLVTLINSSAFILGFSTVFVLLGVSSSFLGKYLAYYYDQIRIVGGTVIIFFGLYVMGVIKLNFLSAEHRVHLKHKPRGYLGSVIVGLTFGAGWTPCIGPILGSILLVAGTSGSVMYGFKLLVVYSLGLAIPFLATSLAMSYFISHFSAIQKYMRVIMILSGLLLISFGILLLSDRLYLLLGAVPDFGLDEMIKH; encoded by the coding sequence ATGAGCAATATCAGTTATCTCGGCGCCTTTCTTGGCGGAATACTCTCCTTCCTCTCGCCATGCGTTCTGCCGCTGATACCTTCTTATGTATCTTACATAACCGGCATATCTTTTGAGGATTTCAAGGCAGGGGACAAGGCGCATGCCAAACATATCCGGCTTGTCACACTTATAAATTCATCCGCCTTTATCCTGGGCTTTTCAACCGTATTCGTCCTGCTCGGCGTCTCTTCTTCTTTCCTTGGAAAATACCTTGCTTACTATTATGACCAGATAAGGATAGTCGGCGGGACGGTCATAATCTTTTTCGGGCTGTATGTGATGGGGGTTATAAAGCTCAACTTCCTCTCTGCCGAGCACCGCGTGCACCTGAAGCATAAGCCCCGCGGATATTTAGGTTCTGTGATAGTCGGACTCACATTCGGCGCCGGATGGACGCCTTGCATAGGTCCCATACTCGGCTCGATACTTCTTGTGGCAGGCACATCAGGCTCTGTCATGTACGGATTCAAATTGCTGGTAGTTTATTCGCTCGGGCTCGCCATCCCGTTTCTCGCTACATCACTTGCCATGAGCTACTTTATCAGCCACTTCAGCGCGATACAGAAATACATGAGAGTCATAATGATCCTGAGCGGACTGCTCCTGATATCATTCGGCATACTTCTGCTCTCTGACAGGCTCTATCTGCTTCTGGGCGCTGTGCCTGATTTCGGGCTTGATGAGATGATCAAGCACTGA
- a CDS encoding M23 family metallopeptidase translates to MGIRLNKTEFTHNFIKKNLLPEDGFREWLLYPGMLFNSSDKWWDNGAMRSAPHEGIDLCVYTDGQENIHNIAEGMKVPCLYDGVVAAVIDDFIGRSIVVKHSVVNNKSEFCTIYGHTVPEDDICIGKIVEAGDVIAKVAGIKESRSGMRPHLHISIGFPASTGISYDALGWKDISDPKKMALIDPLQVIDRYRLV, encoded by the coding sequence ATGGGAATCAGACTGAACAAAACAGAGTTCACGCATAACTTCATTAAAAAGAACCTGCTCCCTGAAGACGGCTTCAGAGAGTGGCTCCTGTATCCCGGGATGCTCTTTAATTCATCTGACAAATGGTGGGACAATGGCGCTATGCGCAGTGCCCCGCATGAGGGGATAGATCTCTGCGTTTACACAGACGGTCAGGAAAATATCCATAACATTGCCGAAGGCATGAAGGTTCCGTGTCTTTATGACGGAGTTGTCGCTGCTGTCATTGATGACTTCATCGGAAGGTCAATAGTTGTTAAGCATTCTGTCGTAAATAACAAGAGCGAGTTCTGCACGATCTACGGACACACAGTTCCTGAAGATGATATCTGTATCGGAAAGATTGTCGAGGCAGGAGATGTTATCGCAAAGGTCGCAGGCATAAAGGAATCAAGATCAGGCATGCGCCCTCACCTGCACATATCAATAGGCTTCCCCGCATCCACGGGAATTTCATACGATGCTCTCGGCTGGAAGGATATAAGCGACCCGAAGAAGATGGCCCTCATCGACCCGCTTCAGGTTATCGACAGATACCGGTTGGTGTAA
- the rho gene encoding transcription termination factor Rho, with protein sequence MSSYGSNSRRGQSRPQQRSNVPARRAVSPDEKKFLDGTAVNPHSRIILEKGSDDISVRALDLICPIGMGQRALIVSSPGSGKTTFLKNICNAVTNGYPDMKVYCVLVDERPEEVTDFTRSVTAKVYSSSMDNSNESHIKVVDKVIAEAFKEAAAGHDVMILLDSLTRLARVHNTQHRGGGRTMSGGVGAGALEVPRRIFGTARNVEGMGSITIIATILVDTGSAMDTVIFEEFKGTGNMELVLSKELAQKRVFPAIDVPKSGTRRAELLFEPEEYKRLTLLHRGMASMNNITAMEKLIEMLQRFPSNSELLESFKVA encoded by the coding sequence ATGAGTTCGTATGGTTCAAATTCACGGCGCGGGCAATCACGGCCGCAGCAGCGTTCAAATGTGCCGGCGCGCAGGGCTGTTTCGCCTGATGAGAAAAAGTTTCTCGACGGTACGGCGGTAAATCCGCATTCGCGCATCATTCTTGAGAAGGGCAGTGACGATATCTCCGTGCGTGCGCTTGACCTTATCTGTCCGATAGGCATGGGCCAGCGTGCCCTTATAGTATCATCGCCAGGGTCGGGCAAAACGACATTCTTAAAGAATATCTGCAATGCGGTGACAAACGGGTATCCTGACATGAAGGTATATTGCGTACTTGTCGATGAGCGTCCGGAAGAGGTGACTGATTTTACGCGCAGCGTGACTGCCAAGGTATATTCTTCGTCCATGGATAACAGCAATGAGAGTCATATCAAGGTCGTGGATAAGGTTATCGCAGAGGCTTTTAAAGAAGCTGCAGCAGGGCATGATGTGATGATACTGCTTGATTCACTTACGCGTCTGGCGCGGGTGCATAACACACAGCACCGTGGCGGAGGGCGCACGATGTCCGGAGGAGTTGGCGCAGGCGCGCTTGAAGTGCCGCGCCGTATCTTTGGCACCGCCCGGAATGTAGAGGGGATGGGCTCTATAACTATCATCGCGACGATCCTTGTCGATACAGGCAGCGCTATGGATACTGTTATATTTGAGGAGTTCAAAGGCACGGGCAATATGGAGCTGGTGCTCTCAAAAGAACTGGCACAAAAGAGGGTCTTCCCGGCAATCGATGTGCCGAAGAGCGGTACCCGGCGCGCTGAACTTCTCTTTGAGCCTGAAGAATACAAACGCCTTACATTATTGCACCGAGGCATGGCATCGATGAATAATATTACCGCTATGGAAAAGCTGATAGAGATGCTCCAGAGATTTCCGAGCAACAGCGAGCTCTTAGAATCATTTAAGGTTGCCTGA
- a CDS encoding winged helix-turn-helix domain-containing protein, protein MLEILFGNQNTERILFTILLNEKCYAKQLADCFGTALFGFQTTLQKLEKANILVSFKEGNTRLFQFNTRYPFLPELKQLIQKAYEFLPREMKEKYYEPVSRKRPRRTGKPL, encoded by the coding sequence ATGCTTGAGATATTATTTGGAAATCAAAATACAGAACGGATACTCTTCACCATCCTTCTTAATGAGAAATGTTACGCAAAACAACTTGCTGACTGCTTCGGGACAGCACTCTTCGGCTTTCAGACCACTTTGCAAAAACTGGAAAAGGCGAATATTCTGGTCAGTTTTAAGGAAGGCAACACCAGATTGTTTCAATTCAACACAAGATACCCCTTCCTGCCGGAATTAAAACAGTTAATACAGAAGGCATATGAATTTCTTCCAAGAGAAATGAAAGAAAAATACTATGAACCCGTAAGCCGTAAAAGGCCGAGAAGAACCGGCAAACCCCTGTGA